In the Persephonella hydrogeniphila genome, one interval contains:
- a CDS encoding DHA2 family efflux MFS transporter permease subunit: MTGQSSIPIYEKISTGERILITVIVMLGAFMAILDTTIVDIIVPKITAPLKTDLYGVQWVITAYMIASATMLILAEWLDKNFGLKKVYIFGVALFTVSSFACGISESLETMVTARIFQGVGEAFIMATAQTILFSVYPPEKKGVAMGIFGLGVSFAPSIGPTLGGYITEYLNWRWVFFINLPVGIFTVLLALFYLPETSVFREKAKLNFISFFFLSSFTITTLIILSKGQQLGWFMSDTIVYLTVIAIFALLFYVLSELLSKEPLIDFSIFRIKEYFVGFSIFFLLLGFSMYQVFYLLPLYFERLKGMSTFDAGLHILAFAVFIAIFSPIAGILSDKIGEKKVLYIAVILYLIASLYFLPKLEYFTPNVQAAVMTIPLGISMGMFFAPVTTLALRNLGTKTSLGTGLLHYSRFIGGSFGTAIATNDLYKYGYEHFEGITDQQNLSYVSLIADKLQYLFSHITFVEKAKQLSLALIYKVQYLYSMNWSFQDTFFVAGLYGVLGALPVLILIYYDIFRRRNT, encoded by the coding sequence ATGACAGGACAGAGCTCCATACCAATTTACGAAAAAATATCTACAGGAGAAAGAATACTTATTACTGTAATCGTTATGCTTGGGGCTTTTATGGCAATTTTAGATACTACAATTGTAGATATAATAGTTCCCAAAATAACCGCTCCATTAAAAACTGATCTTTACGGTGTCCAGTGGGTAATAACAGCATATATGATAGCTTCTGCAACGATGCTTATCCTTGCAGAATGGTTAGATAAAAATTTTGGATTGAAAAAAGTTTATATTTTTGGTGTTGCACTTTTTACTGTTTCATCTTTTGCCTGCGGGATATCAGAAAGCCTTGAGACAATGGTAACAGCAAGAATTTTTCAGGGAGTTGGTGAAGCGTTTATTATGGCAACAGCCCAGACAATACTTTTTTCTGTTTATCCTCCTGAGAAAAAGGGAGTTGCGATGGGCATTTTTGGTCTTGGGGTCAGCTTTGCCCCATCTATAGGTCCAACACTGGGAGGTTATATAACAGAGTACCTAAACTGGAGATGGGTGTTTTTTATAAATCTACCTGTAGGGATATTTACCGTGCTTCTTGCCCTTTTTTATCTTCCTGAGACTTCAGTCTTCAGAGAAAAAGCAAAACTGAATTTTATCTCGTTCTTTTTCCTATCTTCTTTCACAATAACAACGCTGATTATTCTCTCAAAGGGACAGCAGTTAGGATGGTTTATGTCTGATACCATCGTATATCTGACAGTAATAGCTATCTTTGCACTGCTTTTTTATGTCCTTTCAGAACTGTTATCTAAAGAACCTTTGATTGATTTTTCTATTTTCAGGATAAAGGAATATTTCGTAGGATTTTCTATTTTTTTCCTTCTCCTTGGATTTTCAATGTATCAGGTTTTTTATCTACTTCCCCTTTATTTTGAAAGGCTTAAAGGTATGTCTACATTTGATGCTGGTTTACATATACTTGCCTTTGCTGTTTTTATTGCGATATTTTCTCCAATAGCAGGAATTCTGTCTGATAAAATAGGAGAAAAGAAAGTTCTTTACATAGCGGTTATTCTTTATCTTATCGCTTCTCTGTACTTTTTACCTAAACTTGAGTATTTTACACCAAATGTTCAGGCAGCAGTAATGACGATACCTCTTGGAATATCAATGGGGATGTTTTTTGCTCCTGTAACAACACTTGCGCTGAGAAATTTAGGAACAAAAACATCTCTGGGAACCGGTCTTCTTCATTATTCCAGATTTATAGGAGGATCCTTCGGGACTGCGATTGCAACAAATGACCTGTACAAGTACGGGTATGAACATTTTGAAGGTATAACTGACCAACAAAATCTGTCTTATGTCTCACTTATAGCAGATAAACTACAGTATCTTTTTTCACATATCACATTTGTAGAAAAAGCAAAACAGCTCTCTCTGGCGTTGATTTATAAAGTTCAGTATCTTTACAGTATGAACTGGTCATTTCAGGATACTTTTTTTGTTGCAGGTCTTTATGGAGTACTTGGAGCTTTACCGGTTTTGATTTTGATTTATTATGATATTTTTAGAAGGAGAAATACATGA
- a CDS encoding HlyD family secretion protein, translating into MNILKKYWIGFIALSLVVLASYFIYLKLNPKKLPPNLVMGTGRIDGDLVNINTKYPGRIKKLYVDEGDEIKKGQIIAEIKSDEYKAKLKAIEETIKAKQKEISAKEIELKILQESLPEDVKKAQEALKANKAVLSELKQNIRALEKVVSQDRKDYERFKRLTQKNLFPEEKLEKIKLKLDTDLDKLKALKEKEKQVIAGINSAKSTLNQAKTTLLKIKALEEAISGLKKAVNALRAQKRELNIIISELKIRSPLNGYVVDKVANKGEVIGAGMTVVTAINPDELYLKMFVDTIHNGKIKIGDKAVIFLDAFPDRPIPATVVKIAKRAEFTPKEVAVREDRIQRVYAVHLKPDEPNPLLKLGLPAIGVITLNGKGLPKSLNELPKL; encoded by the coding sequence ATGAATATTTTGAAAAAATACTGGATAGGCTTTATAGCTTTATCCCTTGTGGTTCTGGCATCGTATTTTATATATCTAAAACTTAACCCTAAAAAGCTACCACCAAATCTTGTTATGGGAACAGGGAGAATAGATGGAGATCTGGTAAATATAAACACAAAGTATCCCGGAAGAATTAAAAAACTTTATGTTGATGAAGGGGATGAGATAAAAAAAGGTCAGATAATAGCCGAGATAAAAAGTGACGAGTATAAGGCAAAACTGAAAGCTATCGAAGAAACAATAAAAGCAAAACAAAAAGAGATATCTGCTAAAGAAATCGAGCTGAAGATTCTGCAGGAAAGTCTTCCTGAAGATGTAAAAAAAGCTCAGGAAGCACTGAAAGCAAACAAAGCTGTGCTTTCAGAACTAAAACAAAACATAAGGGCTCTTGAAAAAGTCGTATCCCAGGATAGAAAAGATTATGAAAGATTCAAAAGATTAACACAGAAAAATTTATTTCCAGAGGAAAAGTTAGAAAAGATAAAACTAAAATTAGACACAGACTTAGATAAATTGAAAGCCTTAAAAGAAAAAGAAAAACAGGTAATAGCTGGCATAAACTCTGCAAAAAGTACACTAAATCAGGCAAAAACCACTCTTTTGAAAATAAAAGCTCTTGAGGAGGCTATATCCGGATTAAAAAAGGCAGTTAATGCTCTAAGGGCACAGAAAAGAGAGTTAAACATTATTATCTCGGAGTTAAAAATCAGATCCCCACTAAATGGATATGTGGTGGACAAAGTGGCAAATAAAGGGGAAGTAATAGGAGCTGGGATGACCGTGGTAACAGCAATAAATCCTGACGAGCTGTACCTTAAAATGTTTGTTGATACAATCCATAACGGGAAAATAAAGATAGGAGATAAAGCCGTTATATTTTTAGATGCTTTTCCTGACAGACCAATCCCTGCAACAGTTGTAAAAATAGCAAAAAGAGCAGAGTTTACCCCAAAAGAAGTTGCAGTTAGAGAAGATAGGATACAGAGAGTATATGCAGTCCATTTAAAACCAGATGAGCCAAACCCGTTATTAAAATTAGGTTTACCAGCAATTGGAGTTATAACTCTTAATGGTAAGGGTTTACCAAAAAGTTTAAATGAGCTACCAAAATTGTGA
- a CDS encoding DDE-type integrase/transposase/recombinase: MPTTTNQKWSIDIKIVKAADGDIGYVIATKDCYTKEILSVCVERRHTAKEIENALYQALANRNLKEFPFDEIHIVSDNGTEIIKAMRALKYIGIKHCRITPGSPWENGDIESFFSCLEGEVIQRFEIEDFNQMRELGMYWLMLHDSCTIFRGSN; this comes from the coding sequence ATTCCTACTACTACAAACCAAAAATGGAGTATAGATATAAAGATAGTGAAAGCTGCTGATGGGGATATAGGATATGTAATAGCTACAAAAGATTGTTATACAAAAGAAATTTTATCAGTTTGTGTTGAAAGAAGGCATACAGCCAAAGAGATTGAAAATGCTTTATACCAAGCTTTGGCAAACAGGAATTTAAAGGAATTTCCTTTTGATGAGATACACATAGTCAGTGATAATGGAACAGAGATAATAAAGGCGATGAGAGCTTTAAAATATATAGGGATTAAGCACTGTCGTATTACTCCTGGCAGTCCATGGGAGAATGGGGATATAGAATCATTTTTTTCATGTTTGGAGGGGGAAGTGATTCAGAGATTTGAGATAGAGGATTTTAATCAGATGAGAGAGCTTGGGATGTATTGGCTAATGTTGCATGATAGTTGTACAATTTTTAGGGGGTCAAACTAG
- a CDS encoding type II secretion system F family protein, with protein MYTYMIEALDRDGNKQKKLVQVELEEDIFRFLEFSGLIPLKIKKVPEFYRYINIRKYLYRIKKQEIIEVLENLHLIVKSGIPVINGLMDIAEDTDNPLLKDMLLDMAYRVQMGYTLSRAFQIYENYFSSVVVSLVNIGEETGSLDKTLKDASEHLKKIEDIKAKTKQALIYPTFAFVSVFGALLFWLVYVLPKIIDAFKQFNITLPPTTIFIMYVSDFTRKYMVYFAVFLFIGGIIVKILRDKNEKFRYYTDKILLRLPVFGIILTNFNYAFFAEYIRLMIVSGIPLYQALYIMENASKNMVFKVAVKNTREKIEQGKSFSESLREEDVFSPLIIRMISIGEQAGRLDEQLEYISNYYYNKVDYLSQNIAKMIEPIVIGIVGGFMLVIMIGLVGPIYDLISEVSKM; from the coding sequence ATGTATACCTATATGATAGAGGCTTTAGATAGGGACGGAAATAAACAGAAAAAATTAGTTCAGGTTGAGCTTGAGGAAGATATATTTCGTTTTCTGGAGTTTTCCGGTCTTATCCCGTTAAAAATAAAAAAAGTTCCAGAGTTTTACAGATATATAAACATAAGAAAATACCTGTATCGTATAAAAAAACAGGAAATTATAGAAGTTTTAGAAAATCTTCACCTTATTGTAAAGTCTGGAATTCCCGTTATAAATGGTCTTATGGATATTGCAGAAGATACAGATAATCCTCTTCTAAAAGATATGCTTTTGGATATGGCTTACAGAGTTCAGATGGGTTATACACTTTCAAGAGCTTTTCAGATCTATGAGAATTATTTTAGTTCTGTAGTTGTATCACTGGTAAATATAGGAGAAGAAACAGGCTCTCTCGACAAGACATTAAAAGATGCTTCAGAACATCTAAAAAAGATAGAAGATATAAAAGCCAAAACAAAGCAGGCTTTAATATACCCTACCTTTGCTTTTGTTAGCGTTTTTGGTGCTCTTTTATTCTGGCTTGTGTATGTTCTGCCTAAAATTATAGATGCCTTTAAGCAGTTTAATATTACTCTTCCTCCGACCACTATTTTTATCATGTATGTTTCTGATTTTACAAGGAAATATATGGTTTATTTTGCTGTTTTTCTGTTTATAGGAGGGATTATAGTAAAAATTCTAAGGGATAAAAATGAGAAATTCAGATATTACACAGATAAGATCCTTTTGAGACTTCCCGTCTTTGGTATTATTTTGACCAATTTCAATTATGCTTTTTTTGCTGAGTATATCAGATTGATGATCGTATCTGGAATCCCTCTATATCAGGCTTTGTACATAATGGAAAATGCATCAAAAAATATGGTTTTTAAAGTGGCTGTTAAAAATACTCGAGAAAAGATTGAACAGGGAAAATCATTTTCAGAATCTTTAAGGGAAGAAGATGTGTTTTCTCCTTTGATAATAAGAATGATATCTATAGGTGAACAGGCAGGCAGATTAGATGAACAGCTGGAATATATATCAAATTACTACTACAACAAGGTAGATTATCTTTCCCAGAATATAGCAAAGATGATAGAGCCTATTGTAATAGGAATTGTTGGTGGTTTTATGCTTGTAATAATGATAGGATTAGTAGGACCTATTTATGATCTTATTTCAGAAGTATCAAAGATGTGA
- a CDS encoding patatin-like phospholipase family protein, whose translation MEKKFGIALSGGAVRGAAHIGVLKALKEFGIKPSIITGASAGSIIAVFYASGYDPVEMEEIILKTNVLSYIKPALNFSSLFTLEKMEDFFDKYIDKKDLKELDTPVFVCATNLNLGVPEYFSTGNIHQIVSASCALPFIFRPVKIGDYLYIDGGVMDNLPVEPLIGEVDFIIGSEVNPLGKEENLSNPFSILLRSFYLAVRANVEARKKYCHLFIQPPELLKIGIFSTWKLKEAIDIGYRYTKKIIQKELSI comes from the coding sequence ATGGAAAAGAAATTCGGTATTGCTTTGTCTGGGGGAGCTGTTCGGGGAGCTGCCCATATAGGTGTTTTAAAGGCTCTTAAAGAGTTTGGAATAAAACCTTCTATTATTACAGGAGCCAGTGCTGGCTCTATAATTGCCGTTTTTTATGCTTCTGGTTATGATCCTGTAGAGATGGAAGAAATCATATTAAAGACAAATGTTTTATCCTATATAAAGCCGGCTTTGAACTTTAGTTCTCTTTTTACCCTTGAAAAAATGGAAGATTTTTTTGACAAGTATATAGATAAAAAAGATCTCAAAGAACTTGATACTCCGGTATTTGTATGTGCTACAAATCTGAATTTAGGAGTTCCTGAATATTTTTCTACAGGAAATATACACCAGATAGTTTCTGCTTCATGTGCCCTGCCTTTTATATTTCGGCCTGTAAAAATTGGTGATTATCTATATATAGACGGCGGTGTGATGGACAATCTACCTGTAGAACCTCTCATTGGGGAGGTAGATTTTATAATAGGTTCAGAGGTAAATCCTCTGGGAAAAGAAGAAAATCTAAGTAATCCGTTCAGTATTTTATTGAGAAGTTTTTATCTTGCAGTCAGGGCAAATGTGGAAGCAAGAAAAAAATACTGCCATTTATTTATACAACCTCCTGAGTTGTTAAAAATCGGTATATTTTCAACATGGAAACTAAAAGAAGCCATTGATATAGGCTATAGATACACAAAAAAGATTATACAGAAAGAGCTTTCTATATAA
- a CDS encoding EAL domain-containing protein has protein sequence MSIRRQLILIFSIIFLVGFLATTIIFNGFLVKRLKEIELFSIKREFATLSQFLDNHIRYISSVAENEAYWDNIYNFVNGKNPEFVKKNFDPENETLKNLGIDFFVVFNKNSEILFNRCIQNRKICKKIGSVSTKIVKNGNEKTGFIRAGNYLFSISVKYILPTNELKEPAGFLVVGKLIDKNFFNSLLKDSYFEVKNEKLTLKKNVFTLKEGKYILSIFDSENDSRYVFRFSVQDIFGKIQPAFDGIIHRVIWENAKTTLLIFQIFLIAIFTGLFIVTFYSMEKLVSEPINRLIRKIKRIKTEKDFPEDISEDYGSKDINLLSSEIQEMVNRINELFQQLSEKNQIFKVIAENTPIGIYIFSHKFEFINRAFEKISGYSKEEILGKDVSIFLTEVDEKTKNRILEAIDRRLKGEQFRNEFQIDIKTKDGKRKTVLIIANTIFISGKPYGLGIAIDITEIKNLEKRLIELIEKDSLTGLYSRYAFTNKLREFIDLYSRDGKIFFLLFLDLNNFKKINDSFGHAIGDKVLQIIAERLKSSFRKTDIIGRLGGDEFGILITTYSKFDDIKEIIKKLFWEIEKPVKIENSVFNLTTSVGVAVFPEDGTDAETLLKRADIAMYQAKELSRETGKSEVMFFSKELERKIKQKIEVEGELKKAIENNPEEFYLEYQPIVDLKTLKIEKLEALIRWNSSKFGKVYPDFFIPIAEETGMIKDITDIVIDKAVSQLQEWKSKGIETKISVNISPSEFKDKNFVDRIKTKIPEEFRNYFALEITENVLFEHTQSSIDKLKQLTDLGIEILLDDFGTGYSSLTYLKKFPITTLKIDRAFVKDIPDDKENRGIVMTIIKLARLLVVRSLAEGIETKEQLIFLRKSGCQYGQGYYFSKPKNASEIEKVLKKGFTDHEQFD, from the coding sequence ATGAGCATTAGAAGACAGTTAATACTGATATTTTCAATAATCTTTCTGGTAGGGTTTTTAGCAACAACTATCATATTTAATGGTTTTCTGGTAAAAAGGCTGAAAGAGATTGAACTTTTTTCTATCAAAAGAGAGTTTGCAACACTATCACAGTTCTTAGATAATCATATAAGATACATCAGTTCCGTTGCAGAGAATGAGGCATACTGGGATAACATATACAACTTTGTAAACGGGAAAAATCCAGAGTTTGTTAAAAAAAATTTTGACCCTGAAAATGAGACATTAAAGAATTTAGGGATTGATTTTTTTGTGGTTTTTAATAAAAATTCTGAAATTCTCTTTAACAGATGTATTCAGAACAGAAAGATATGCAAAAAAATTGGTAGTGTCTCCACAAAAATTGTAAAAAACGGAAACGAAAAAACCGGATTTATCAGAGCTGGAAATTATCTGTTTTCCATATCAGTAAAGTATATTCTACCGACTAATGAACTGAAAGAACCGGCAGGTTTCTTAGTTGTTGGAAAGCTAATAGACAAAAATTTCTTTAACAGTTTATTAAAGGATAGTTATTTTGAAGTAAAAAACGAAAAACTTACTCTGAAAAAAAATGTTTTTACTTTAAAAGAGGGAAAGTACATTCTTTCTATATTTGACTCAGAAAATGACAGCAGGTATGTTTTTAGATTTTCCGTACAGGATATATTCGGAAAAATACAGCCGGCATTTGACGGGATCATACACAGGGTGATTTGGGAAAATGCAAAAACTACTTTGCTGATCTTCCAGATTTTCCTTATAGCTATATTTACAGGTCTTTTTATCGTGACTTTTTACTCTATGGAAAAACTTGTTTCTGAACCTATTAACAGACTTATAAGAAAAATAAAAAGAATAAAAACCGAGAAGGACTTTCCAGAAGACATATCAGAGGATTACGGTTCAAAAGATATCAATCTCTTATCATCTGAGATCCAAGAGATGGTAAACAGGATAAATGAACTTTTCCAGCAACTTTCAGAGAAAAATCAGATATTCAAAGTGATAGCTGAGAACACACCAATAGGAATATACATTTTCTCCCACAAATTTGAGTTTATAAATCGGGCTTTTGAAAAGATATCTGGATACTCAAAAGAAGAGATTTTAGGAAAAGATGTTTCTATCTTTTTGACAGAAGTTGATGAGAAAACGAAAAATAGAATTTTGGAAGCTATAGACAGAAGATTGAAAGGAGAACAGTTCAGAAATGAGTTTCAGATAGATATAAAAACAAAAGACGGCAAAAGAAAAACAGTCCTGATAATCGCAAACACAATATTTATCTCAGGAAAGCCATATGGTCTCGGAATAGCAATTGATATCACAGAAATAAAAAATCTCGAAAAAAGATTAATAGAGCTTATAGAAAAAGACAGTCTAACAGGTCTCTACAGCAGATATGCTTTTACGAACAAATTAAGAGAGTTTATCGATCTCTACTCAAGGGATGGAAAAATATTTTTCCTTCTATTTTTAGATCTTAATAACTTTAAAAAGATTAACGACTCTTTTGGACACGCTATTGGAGATAAAGTTCTCCAAATTATAGCAGAGCGTCTTAAAAGCAGTTTTAGAAAAACAGATATTATCGGAAGATTAGGAGGAGATGAGTTTGGAATATTGATCACCACATACTCGAAATTTGATGACATTAAAGAGATCATCAAAAAGCTATTCTGGGAAATTGAAAAACCTGTAAAAATAGAAAATTCTGTATTCAACCTGACCACAAGCGTAGGTGTTGCAGTATTTCCAGAAGACGGTACAGACGCAGAAACTTTACTCAAAAGGGCAGATATAGCTATGTATCAGGCTAAGGAGCTTTCCAGAGAAACAGGAAAAAGTGAAGTTATGTTTTTCTCAAAGGAGTTAGAAAGGAAAATAAAACAGAAAATAGAGGTAGAAGGAGAACTAAAAAAAGCTATAGAAAACAATCCTGAAGAATTTTATCTTGAGTACCAGCCTATTGTGGACTTGAAAACTCTAAAAATTGAAAAATTAGAAGCTCTCATCAGATGGAATTCCTCAAAATTCGGTAAGGTCTATCCAGACTTTTTTATACCGATAGCAGAGGAAACAGGTATGATAAAAGACATAACAGATATTGTCATTGATAAAGCCGTATCCCAACTACAGGAGTGGAAAAGCAAAGGAATAGAAACAAAAATATCGGTAAATATATCTCCCAGCGAATTTAAAGATAAAAATTTTGTAGATAGAATTAAGACAAAGATACCGGAAGAGTTTAGAAATTATTTTGCACTGGAAATAACAGAAAATGTGCTTTTTGAACATACGCAATCTTCTATCGATAAACTAAAACAGTTGACAGATTTAGGTATTGAGATACTGCTTGATGATTTTGGAACAGGTTATTCATCCCTTACATATCTGAAAAAGTTCCCTATAACTACTTTAAAGATAGATAGAGCATTTGTAAAAGATATACCCGATGATAAAGAAAACAGAGGTATAGTAATGACCATCATAAAACTTGCCAGACTTTTAGTTGTCAGATCTCTTGCAGAAGGAATAGAAACGAAAGAACAACTTATATTTTTAAGAAAATCAGGCTGTCAATACGGTCAGGGTTATTATTTCAGTAAACCTAAAAATGCTTCTGAAATAGAGAAAGTGCTAAAAAAAGGATTTACAGACCATGAACAATTTGATTGA
- a CDS encoding HlyD family secretion protein: MKNKIGIVVILFLIAVFSVFAFRWVKHRMEYAVTDAVFVESDSMANLSFYRVKGKIIKLLKNEGDYVKKGEIIAVLDDTDYITKLEQVNNQIESLKLKKKALKEKLSKINEAVKIQIKTSKLNLQQINVSIQAIKHKIKQIEKEIELAKKDEERFRSLLKKELIPERKYDLIKTKLDILIEKKKYAQKKLEELKVAQKKAREGIALAENERKSVKELRKEIESLSKKIKSLEKQKEDIENQIRYTKLVSPYNGYIAKKFVSVGEVVPAGRPVYSIVPENSLYILVLLEETKLNGIKIGSKANIYIDAYPDEKFKGEVFEINPATAAKFALVPRDITAGEFTKVAQRVPVKIRITEGNTSVLKVGLGGEVEIKKEK, from the coding sequence GTGAAAAATAAAATAGGAATAGTTGTTATTCTCTTTCTTATAGCTGTTTTTTCTGTCTTTGCATTTAGATGGGTTAAGCACAGAATGGAATACGCCGTAACAGATGCTGTTTTTGTTGAGTCTGACAGTATGGCAAATCTTTCTTTTTACAGAGTGAAGGGAAAGATAATAAAGCTATTAAAAAATGAAGGAGATTATGTAAAAAAAGGAGAAATAATTGCTGTTTTAGATGATACAGATTACATAACGAAATTAGAGCAGGTAAATAATCAGATAGAAAGCCTGAAACTGAAAAAAAAGGCTTTAAAAGAAAAACTCTCAAAAATCAATGAAGCTGTAAAAATTCAGATAAAAACATCTAAGCTTAATCTACAACAGATAAATGTATCTATACAAGCGATAAAGCACAAAATAAAGCAGATAGAAAAAGAGATAGAGCTTGCAAAAAAAGATGAAGAAAGATTTAGATCTCTACTGAAAAAAGAACTTATACCAGAAAGGAAATATGACCTAATAAAAACAAAATTAGATATCCTAATAGAAAAGAAAAAATACGCCCAGAAAAAATTAGAGGAACTAAAAGTGGCTCAAAAAAAAGCCAGGGAAGGAATAGCTCTTGCTGAAAATGAAAGAAAAAGTGTAAAAGAGCTGAGAAAAGAGATAGAAAGCCTCTCCAAGAAAATAAAATCTCTGGAAAAACAAAAAGAAGATATAGAAAATCAGATTAGATACACAAAACTGGTATCACCCTATAACGGGTATATAGCCAAAAAGTTCGTTTCTGTTGGAGAGGTAGTTCCGGCAGGGAGACCTGTATACTCTATAGTACCAGAAAACTCTCTTTATATACTGGTTCTCCTTGAGGAAACAAAACTCAATGGAATAAAAATAGGAAGCAAAGCAAATATTTATATAGACGCTTATCCAGATGAAAAGTTCAAAGGAGAAGTTTTTGAGATTAATCCTGCTACAGCAGCAAAATTTGCCCTCGTACCAAGGGATATAACGGCAGGTGAGTTTACCAAAGTAGCTCAGAGAGTTCCTGTAAAGATAAGGATAACAGAGGGGAATACATCTGTTTTAAAAGTTGGATTAGGTGGAGAAGTAGAAATAAAAAAGGAAAAATAA
- a CDS encoding TetR/AcrR family transcriptional regulator encodes MSQSTREKLINSAIKVFSNKGYFNTKISDIVKDAGLAQGTFYIYFKSKKDIFAEIVNFVVYEIEDTIRKFEEKEGNSTQIIKEFAREILEILYKFKDIAYIFFFQAICMEEEFRKINIETSQKIKEFYQKKIKDELKAEILIGYGKRVVEFDLLIEKRDKDYVINKFLSAVDLIVGEEK; translated from the coding sequence ATGAGTCAGTCAACAAGAGAAAAACTTATAAACTCAGCGATAAAGGTCTTTTCTAACAAAGGCTATTTCAATACAAAAATATCAGACATAGTAAAAGATGCAGGTCTTGCTCAGGGAACATTTTATATTTACTTCAAAAGCAAAAAAGATATTTTTGCTGAGATTGTTAATTTTGTAGTCTACGAGATAGAGGACACAATCAGGAAGTTTGAAGAAAAAGAAGGTAATTCTACACAGATCATTAAAGAGTTCGCCAGAGAGATTCTCGAAATTCTGTACAAATTTAAAGATATAGCCTATATATTTTTCTTTCAGGCTATATGCATGGAAGAAGAGTTCAGAAAGATAAATATAGAAACATCCCAGAAAATAAAAGAGTTTTACCAGAAGAAGATAAAAGATGAGCTAAAAGCTGAGATTCTTATAGGCTATGGTAAAAGAGTTGTTGAATTTGATCTCTTAATTGAGAAAAGAGATAAAGATTATGTGATTAACAAATTTTTGTCTGCAGTTGATCTGATAGTCGGAGAAGAAAAATGA
- a CDS encoding TolC family protein, with product MKKFLPFMMIPLISYGMSIDEAVQKAIQQNIQIQIQKKEIEKSRHMIKEDKNLFMPEFFFDFSFTSLKDTPYMTVPAGAFPFPFSFKQSQKDFKNIEFGINYYIFTGLSRVYKLNISKLQLKSSKEDFNETVNQIKAETKKAYLNVLMAKAVVEVYRSQLKAVQKHLYRVKEFYKEGLVTKIDILQTKVKLSEIKRNLRKAEGDLKVAKAYLNNILNEDIDSDFSVEDVKINIPEKIDLNYLYSKALENRNIIKSIRYRKRQIENLEKIYISEFLPKLFAQAKYFWTDQNPYLDPKGNYALTLGVIWKFQGLKPKYAALQRKTEISQTRLKLKQIENGIILEVKKAYENFQTAKENYNVALSSLEEAKEYYRLVVEQFKNQLSTTTDVLDAESALTSAKKGKEISYYRLLQAFVDLEKAVGGSLK from the coding sequence ATGAAAAAATTTTTACCATTTATGATGATTCCCCTGATATCTTACGGAATGAGTATTGATGAAGCAGTCCAGAAGGCTATTCAACAGAATATCCAGATACAGATACAAAAAAAAGAGATAGAAAAATCCAGACATATGATAAAAGAAGATAAAAACCTCTTTATGCCGGAGTTTTTCTTTGATTTTTCTTTCACAAGTTTGAAAGACACTCCTTATATGACAGTCCCTGCTGGAGCTTTCCCTTTTCCTTTTTCTTTTAAACAGTCCCAGAAAGATTTTAAAAATATAGAGTTTGGTATCAATTACTACATTTTTACAGGTCTTTCGAGGGTGTACAAGCTGAATATCTCGAAGCTACAGTTAAAATCCTCTAAAGAGGACTTTAACGAAACAGTAAATCAAATAAAAGCCGAGACAAAAAAAGCATACCTGAATGTATTAATGGCAAAGGCGGTTGTAGAAGTATACAGATCCCAGCTAAAAGCGGTCCAGAAGCATTTATACAGAGTGAAAGAGTTTTACAAAGAAGGTCTTGTCACAAAAATTGATATACTCCAGACAAAAGTAAAACTTTCTGAGATAAAAAGGAATCTTAGAAAAGCTGAAGGAGACCTTAAAGTAGCGAAGGCATATCTAAATAACATCTTAAATGAAGATATAGATTCTGATTTTTCTGTAGAAGATGTAAAAATAAACATACCTGAGAAAATAGATCTGAACTACCTATACAGTAAAGCCCTTGAAAATAGAAATATAATAAAATCTATCAGATACAGAAAAAGGCAGATAGAAAATCTTGAAAAGATCTATATTTCTGAATTCTTACCAAAACTGTTTGCTCAAGCAAAGTATTTCTGGACAGACCAGAATCCATACCTTGACCCAAAGGGAAATTACGCACTGACTCTTGGAGTGATATGGAAGTTTCAGGGTCTAAAACCAAAGTATGCAGCACTCCAGAGAAAGACGGAGATTTCCCAAACCAGACTAAAGCTAAAACAGATTGAAAACGGAATTATACTTGAAGTAAAAAAAGCCTATGAAAATTTCCAAACTGCAAAAGAAAACTACAATGTAGCTTTAAGCTCTCTTGAAGAAGCTAAAGAATATTACAGACTGGTGGTCGAACAGTTCAAAAACCAGCTTTCCACAACCACCGATGTTTTAGATGCAGAGAGTGCCCTCACCTCAGCAAAGAAAGGAAAAGAGATTTCCTACTACCGACTATTACAGGCATTTGTTGATCTTGAAAAAGCTGTCGGAGGAAGCCTAAAGTGA